In Leptospira limi, a single genomic region encodes these proteins:
- a CDS encoding P-II family nitrogen regulator: MKMIIAIIQPHKLEEVKAELTKNEIYRLTVSDVQGYGQQKGKTEVFRGHEYTVNLLRKVRLEIAVNDEFVKPTVDAILKAAKSGDGKIGDGKIFITPLEEVIRIRTGEKGKSAI; the protein is encoded by the coding sequence ATGAAAATGATCATTGCAATCATCCAACCACATAAGTTGGAAGAAGTTAAAGCAGAGTTAACGAAAAACGAAATTTATCGTTTAACAGTATCAGATGTTCAAGGTTATGGACAACAAAAAGGAAAAACAGAAGTTTTCCGTGGCCATGAATACACAGTGAACCTTCTTAGAAAAGTAAGATTGGAAATTGCTGTAAATGATGAATTCGTGAAACCAACTGTAGATGCTATTTTAAAAGCAGCTAAAAGTGGAGATGGAAAAATTGGTGACGGTAAGATTTTTATCACTCCATTAGAAGAAGTGATTCGAATCAGAACTGGCGAAAAAGGCAAAAGCGCCATTTAA
- a CDS encoding ammonium transporter — MKQYFKSIAFLLLVVPMFLFADEAATVVNPAEETAKAIQTLTVGLDTLWVLVAGMLVFFMNAGFALVESGFAQSKNTVNILAKNFIVFAAATFSYWAIGWGLMFGDGTPFYATDGLFFLGGLDNSPAIGDEYKGVYSSMNWTGVPLLAKFFFQLVFAATAATIVSGAVAERIKFHSFLIFSFILVAVMYPFTGHWVWGGGWLAGLGFHDFAGSTVVHSVGGWAALAGAIVLGARKGKFLPDGRIKPILGHNMTSAALGTLILWLGWFGFNPGSTMGVGDGSVMSHVIVTTNISAALGALASTVTAWIILKKPDLGMILNGTLAGLVGITAPCAIVSPTSAAIIGAVSGVLVVLSVLFFDKMKIDDPVGATSVHLVCGIWGTLAVAIFGYEGAPAGVEVPSIVTQIYGILAIGGFTFVVSLILWFVLKLAGGIRVSEEEELSGLDLGEHGAEAYPDFNIRVRG; from the coding sequence ATGAAACAATATTTCAAATCAATCGCCTTCCTTCTCCTGGTAGTTCCGATGTTCCTTTTTGCAGATGAAGCTGCAACCGTCGTGAACCCAGCAGAAGAAACCGCAAAAGCAATCCAAACATTAACTGTAGGACTAGACACATTATGGGTATTAGTTGCAGGTATGTTGGTGTTCTTTATGAATGCTGGTTTTGCTCTCGTTGAATCAGGTTTTGCACAATCAAAAAACACAGTGAACATCTTAGCAAAAAACTTTATCGTTTTTGCTGCGGCAACTTTCTCTTATTGGGCCATTGGATGGGGACTCATGTTTGGTGACGGAACTCCATTTTATGCAACAGATGGATTATTTTTCCTAGGTGGTCTTGATAACTCTCCTGCCATAGGAGATGAATACAAAGGTGTTTACTCTTCCATGAATTGGACAGGAGTTCCCCTTCTTGCAAAATTTTTCTTCCAACTCGTTTTCGCAGCGACTGCAGCTACCATTGTATCGGGAGCAGTTGCCGAACGAATTAAGTTTCATTCCTTTTTAATATTCTCCTTTATCCTAGTTGCTGTGATGTATCCTTTCACAGGCCATTGGGTATGGGGAGGCGGATGGTTAGCAGGACTTGGTTTTCATGACTTTGCTGGTTCCACCGTAGTACACTCTGTAGGTGGTTGGGCTGCCCTTGCTGGAGCCATTGTTCTTGGTGCAAGAAAAGGAAAATTCTTACCAGACGGACGTATCAAACCAATCCTTGGTCACAACATGACTTCTGCTGCTTTAGGAACTCTAATCCTTTGGCTCGGATGGTTTGGATTCAACCCAGGTTCAACGATGGGAGTTGGTGATGGTAGCGTAATGTCTCATGTGATTGTGACAACGAACATCTCTGCTGCGCTTGGTGCACTAGCATCAACTGTCACTGCTTGGATCATCTTAAAAAAGCCAGACCTTGGTATGATTCTAAACGGTACACTTGCAGGTCTTGTGGGTATCACTGCTCCATGTGCGATTGTTAGCCCAACATCTGCTGCAATTATTGGTGCGGTTTCTGGAGTTCTCGTCGTATTGTCAGTGTTATTTTTTGATAAAATGAAGATTGATGATCCTGTTGGAGCAACTTCCGTTCACTTAGTTTGTGGTATTTGGGGAACCTTAGCGGTTGCCATCTTCGGTTACGAAGGTGCTCCTGCTGGAGTAGAAGTTCCTTCAATCGTAACTCAAATTTATGGAATATTGGCTATCGGTGGATTTACTTTTGTTGTATCTCTTATCCTTTGGTTTGTGTTAAAACTAGCTGGTGGAATCCGAGTAAGTGAAGAAGAAGAATTGAGTGGATTGGATCTTGGGGAACACGGAGCAGAAGCTTACCCAGATTTTAATATCCGAGTTCGTGGGTAA